Genomic window (Candidatus Babeliales bacterium):
TTATTAGGTCCACGGCGATTAAAACCGCGGAAATCAAAACCTTCAAATGTTGTTACCCAACGAAATTTATCATTTTTAAAGGGAAACTCATAATCTGCTCCCATTCCCGCAAAACCATCAATGAGGCCTAAACGTAATGCAACATCACCAAATATTTTACCAAATTGAACACCAACTTTTATCCCATTACGGTCAAACATTAATCGTTCTTTTCTGAATACAGTTTTTAATTTTTCATCAGATACTAAGGTATTCTCGTAAAGATTATCCGAAAGCAATTGCGGTCGGGTATCTGATGATGGATTAAACTGTTTTGCCGGATCAATATAATCAAGATCATCATTTGTATAGGTATATTCTTTTTCTCGACGATATGCAAAGCCTTTTTCAGAACTGGCTATTTGTACAAGATAAAAATATTCTTCATTCGGATGAATTCTAATATCAAAGTATCCTTTTGAATCTTCATACCGATAATTTTCTGCGGGACGATGCATTGTTTCAAAATGGGTATCAAAAAGAATTTGCATACGATCAAGTTTGCTAACATAATTCTTAAATCCTGAGACAGCAACTTTAAGATCACGATATGTTTCATCTTCATTAACAAGTTTACCGATGAGACCTTTGCCTTCATCAATTTTTTCTGTTACAGAACTGAAATTACGTAACCCATCACGCGCTTGTGCTGCAGCATCTTCAAGCGCTTCTGTTGTTAACTCCACACGTGAAGCTATACGTCCAAAATCACGATCAAATACATTTGAAATTTTTTCAATACTCTCTTGAAATGCCGGAAACACTTTGTTTTCTAACCTGTCAGATAACATGCGAACATTTGTACCAATCTCTAAAAATGCATCAATACTTTCTTCATTACGAACAAATGA
Coding sequences:
- a CDS encoding MlaD family protein; the protein is MQGKIETRVGIFVLIALAVFGYMGFKIGAFRFDRSQYAHYIVYFNDIAGLSRKAAIKIAGVKVGWVEEVQLIAGADSKAEAVIMVSVSFPLYQNAYAIVRQDGLLGPKYIDLVPGDQLLRKLNEGESLQKSNFDPVDLDDIFRQFKEIAGNVREVTESFKDTFAGPQGSDQLKSFMINLENAAEKFSTVTNVLERSFVRNEESIDAFLEIGTNVRMLSDRLENKVFPAFQESIEKISNVFDRDFGRIASRVELTTEALEDAAAQARDGLRNFSSVTEKIDEGKGLIGKLVNEDETYRDLKVAVSGFKNYVSKLDRMQILFDTHFETMHRPAENYRYEDSKGYFDIRIHPNEEYFYLVQIASSEKGFAYRREKEYTYTNDDLDYIDPAKQFNPSSDTRPQLLSDNLYENTLVSDEKLKTVFRKERLMFDRNGIKVGVQFGKIFGDVALRLGLIDGFAGMGADYEFPFKNDKFRWVTTFEGFDFRGFNRRGPNKFHQDKRPHLKWLNRMFLMRNIYFTFGADDFISKQNANAFVGIGMRFGDDDVKYVLGSISGASGLMKT